The Falco peregrinus isolate bFalPer1 chromosome 1, bFalPer1.pri, whole genome shotgun sequence genome has a window encoding:
- the GPR68 gene encoding ovarian cancer G-protein coupled receptor 1, which translates to MVNFTENATEKCTINHDIHQTLSPVVYVFVFVLGLPANCLSLYYGYLQIKAKNELGVYLCNLTVADLLYLFSLPFWLQYVLQHDNWTYDELLCKICGIILYENIYISVGFLCCISIDRYLAVVHPFRFQRFRTMKAAAIVSIIIWTKEIMTCCFVFTHGEISMDADSHVVCFEHYPIKEWEHNVNYYRFSAGFLFPFFLLAFSYCGILRVVHKSPGTQKKKKIQIKRLVSSTVFIFLVCFGPYHILLVVRSLLENNCSFAEKIFNIYHFSLLLTTFNCVADPVLYCFSSESTYQNFAKMRDSCLTCLGCLKTETKECYPLNAPETPNKPQHEQPPGLLQISHDGTGMKDSSATNVGSL; encoded by the coding sequence ATGGTGAATTTCACAGAGAATGCAACTGAGAAGTGCACTATTAATCATGATATTCACCAGACATTATCCCCTGTGGTATAcgtatttgtatttgtattagGCTTGCCAGCTAACTGCCTGTCACTGTACTACGGGTATTTACAGATTAAGGCTAAAAATGAATTGGGTGTCTATCTTTGCAATTTGACCGTAGCAGACCTGCTCTATctattttctttgccattttggCTTCAGTATGTTTTACAGCATGACAATTGGACCTACGATGAGCTGCTGTGCAAGATTTGTGGCATCATCCTGTATGAGAATATCTATATCAGTGTGGGCTTCCTCTGCTGCATCTCCATTGACCGCTACCTTGCAGTAGTGCACCCTTTTCGCTTTCAACGGTTTCGGACAATGAAGGCTGCAGCGATAGTAAGCATCATTATCTGGACCAAGGAAATAATGACCTGCTGCTTTGTCTTTACGCATGGGGAGATCAGTATGGACGCTGACAGCCATGTGGTGTGCTTCGAGCACTACCCCATCAAAGAATGGGAGCACAATGTCAATTACTACCGGTTCTCTGCTggcttccttttccccttctttctgttGGCCTTCTCTTACTGTGGGATTTTACGGGTTGTCCACAAGAGTCCCGGTActcaaaagaagaagaaaatccaaattAAACGACTGGTTTCAAGCACcgttttcatttttttagtttgctttggACCATACCACATCCTTCTTGTGGTTCGCAGCTTGTTGGAGAACAACTGCTCATttgctgagaaaatatttaatatttaccatttttctctcctgttgaCTACTTTTAACTGTGTTGCTGATCCAGTATTGTActgtttttccagtgaaagCACTTACCAGAACTTTGCCAAGATGCGAGACTCTTGTTTAACATGTTTAGGCTGTCTGAAGACTGAGACAAAGGAATGTTATCCACTGAATGCTCCAGAAACTCCCAACAAGCCACAGCATGAGCAACCACCAGGATTATTACAAATATCACATGATGGTACTGGAATGAAGGACTCCTCTGCAACTAACGTGGGCAGTTTATAA